Sequence from the Gemmatimonadota bacterium genome:
GGTGGTCGTATCGTCAGATAGTGCCAGTGCTTTGACGTATAATGGGTCATGGATGCCTTCTGCAATGCGGGGTTGCATTGGCGAGCGGTTTACGGGAAAAGCACCCATAGCCGATCCCGTAGATGGTGTGATGTCTCGTTGTGCTGTACCAATTTTTATTATATCTGCCAAGGCTCAGATATCCTATTTTGAATGTTCAGGAAATCCACACTGTTTTGTATTCGAACCATCTTCCTTCTGTTGAAACGCTACTTAAAGCGTCGTCACATTCCACGGTTGTGTCGGATAATCCACCCACTGTTTTGATCCGCGCTCAAACGCCCACCGATACTCAGCGATTGCGCCTGCTTGTAGTTCTGCAATTCGCGGTGAATGTGCCGGGTCATTTGCCAAATTTACAAACTCATACGGGTCTTCAGCAATGTGATAAAGCTCTGGTCCATAAGGTCCATGAATATATTTCCACTCCTGCGTGCGAATGCTCAGGTTCAAATCTCGCGGATACTGTAACTCCGTAATCGCCACCTCGCGTTCACGTTCACGACCATCAACCAGCGATTTCAAACTCATGCCGGGTAAATGCACGGGAATATCCATCCCTGCGAAATCGAATGCTGTAGGTAGTACGTCCAACAGGTTCACAAGTGAATCGCTCACCAGACCCGTTTGAAATCCCTTTGGCGGTTTCACAATGAATGGAATGCGAATGGCCTGTTCGTAGAGATTGTATTTCGAAAATGCGGTTACCCCTCGCGATCCTAACAGTTCACCGTGGTCAGAAAGAAAAATGATCAGCGTGTCATCGTACAATCCATTGCGGTCCAGGGCGTCTATCACTTGCTGATGACTCCTGTCGCAGGCTGTGACAAAAGCCATGTAATTTGCAATCGCATCTCGTAGTTCTTCTCGCTCTAATCCGACAAAATTGGGATAAGCATCTCTATCGGGTAAATTATCCGGCGGTTCTGGTGGCAACCCAACGTCGGCAGGGTTATATAAATCTGCCAAATTAGCTGGCGTTACATGAGGTGCATGAGG
This genomic interval carries:
- a CDS encoding sulfatase-like hydrolase/transferase, which gives rise to MNVVILMNDQHAHSFLGCAGYPELQTPAYDRLAREGMRFTQATCAVSPCLPSRHSMLHGRYAFQSGIYSNRHLLNPVQIPEWTMGKAFGQAGFVTGAFGKMHTIPYQAAIERDNYYGFDHRAGPFHETGERMDSHFVAEHRDWAETGTGEREARGIGRGGDNCAAAFKGFTTSLRLEQTRDWWIGGRAAAFVEENKDNPFFMICSLSGPHAPHVTPANLADLYNPADVGLPPEPPDNLPDRDAYPNFVGLEREELRDAIANYMAFVTACDRSHQQVIDALDRNGLYDDTLIIFLSDHGELLGSRGVTAFSKYNLYEQAIRIPFIVKPPKGFQTGLVSDSLVNLLDVLPTAFDFAGMDIPVHLPGMSLKSLVDGREREREVAITELQYPRDLNLSIRTQEWKYIHGPYGPELYHIAEDPYEFVNLANDPAHSPRIAELQAGAIAEYRWAFERGSKQWVDYPTQPWNVTTL